From Calditrichota bacterium, one genomic window encodes:
- a CDS encoding MATE family efflux transporter yields the protein MSLKEHFRKTIQLAIPLVIGQLGHMALGVVDNLMIGQLGPVFLAAASLANAIFVQFMILGLGLTFALSALVAAANRPGNEEECSSLLHHSFAINMVASVLLLVVMEAAIGLLPYLGQEERIINLTAPYLRIIAISIIPMLFFQTYRQFSDGLTFVKPAMYIMLLANVVNVFLNWALIFGNLGFPRLELNGAGISTLGNRIFAGVAMFLYVIFNSKFKKFNPRYFRFKYHKELILKILRIGIPSSLQAFLEVFAFTGVAFIIGWIGAYELAAHQIALTLAAVTFMFALGISQASAIRVGIEFGKDQKRETLKAGFSAILLAILVMGVNGLIFVVFRHELVGFFVDDFSVREIAARLLIIAAIFQIFDGIQAVGVGVLRGIQDVKIPTFIVFIAYWILSIPIGYFLGITWDYSVDGVWAGFVSGLASAAVMLSWRFWKKTRE from the coding sequence ATGTCATTAAAAGAACATTTTAGAAAGACAATTCAGTTAGCAATTCCGCTTGTAATTGGGCAATTGGGTCACATGGCCCTTGGTGTTGTAGATAACTTGATGATTGGACAGCTTGGTCCGGTTTTTTTAGCTGCTGCATCGCTTGCTAATGCAATATTTGTTCAATTCATGATCCTTGGCCTTGGGCTTACTTTTGCCCTTTCAGCATTGGTTGCTGCAGCAAATCGCCCAGGCAATGAAGAAGAATGTTCTTCACTTTTACATCACAGTTTTGCAATAAATATGGTCGCTTCGGTTCTCTTGTTAGTCGTGATGGAAGCTGCAATTGGCCTGCTACCTTATTTAGGCCAGGAAGAGAGGATAATAAACTTAACCGCACCCTATTTAAGGATAATTGCGATCTCGATCATACCAATGCTTTTTTTTCAAACCTATCGGCAATTTAGTGATGGATTGACCTTTGTAAAGCCAGCCATGTACATAATGCTATTGGCAAACGTGGTAAATGTTTTTTTAAACTGGGCGCTAATATTTGGCAACTTAGGCTTTCCAAGATTAGAGCTGAATGGAGCTGGAATATCTACTCTTGGAAACAGAATATTTGCAGGTGTGGCTATGTTTCTATATGTCATTTTTAACAGCAAATTTAAAAAGTTTAACCCACGCTATTTTAGATTTAAATATCATAAAGAATTGATCTTGAAAATTTTAAGAATTGGAATTCCATCTTCACTGCAAGCATTTCTTGAAGTTTTTGCTTTTACGGGTGTGGCATTTATTATTGGTTGGATTGGAGCCTACGAACTTGCTGCGCATCAGATTGCCTTAACACTTGCTGCTGTTACATTTATGTTTGCATTAGGTATTTCTCAAGCTTCAGCAATTCGCGTTGGTATAGAGTTTGGCAAAGACCAAAAAAGAGAAACACTGAAAGCCGGTTTTTCTGCAATCTTGCTTGCAATATTGGTTATGGGTGTAAATGGACTAATATTTGTAGTTTTTCGTCATGAGTTGGTTGGCTTTTTTGTTGATGATTTTTCTGTGCGCGAAATTGCAGCCCGGTTATTAATTATCGCAGCTATTTTCCAAATATTTGATGGCATTCAGGCTGTAGGGGTTGGTGTTTTGCGTGGAATTCAAGATGTAAAAATTCCAACATTTATAGTTTTTATTGCCTATTGGATATTAAGTATCCCCATTGGTTATTTTTTAGGTATAACCTGGGATTATAGTGTGGACGGTGTTTGGGCTGGTTTTGTCAGTGGTTTGGCATCTGCTGCGGTGATGTTATCCTGGCGTTTTTGGAAAAAAACCAGGGAATAA
- a CDS encoding T9SS type A sorting domain-containing protein produces the protein MLRKIILFSILFIQLVLGQTREADSLALVTIYNQMDGANWVNADSWLTSADISTWEGVTVSDDRVVNLSLYNKNLSGEIPAAVGDLTGLTSLQFGNDPITGAIPAEISNLTNLLYMYIYYAEITSIPNEIGRMSSLRTVYLNNNDLESIPDSIGSLTELNNLQLQYNNITSLPSTISNLTGLTTLNVEGNKLSVIPAEIYNLTNLLSLSIGSSSLTSVSSDLGNLINLTFLSLSNSQNLSGLPPEVSSLTNLTSLYINGMNLTSIPTGVYSLTNLQTLNISSNSISEIGSSISDLTKLNSLFANHNDLTEIPESIFTLTTLSNLYLYNNFITSIPSEIGDLINLRYLYLQTNQITGNIPSEIGDLTELYYLNLSNNQFEGEIPQRITRLKNVRRLNLENNMLTGTLPDSMSNLEELDYFYAYNNQLSGTIPEDLGNHNSLIYLIIYNNEFDSLPDYSGTNLTNTISQINVYNNKLGFEDIIPNLDVPSSSIYYNPMKPYGTAVDSIVSLGQEITLSVQHKHNDNMYQWYKNGVMLDGETGHNLHFSSIDAEDAGSYTYTVTNTAVADLTLTSEEQNILIPDVEAPSTPGNFYAYPRNTMAYLEWSANNEVDFSVYRIYGGLSSQTSTLIDSTTDNYYTVENLTNNLEYKYYITASDLWGNESASTAEKNVTPDGTPPAVPTGLMAFAGEASVDLQWDENSEDDIDYYSIYFGTSPNPTQRYTNTSSNSITVSNLTNDVMYYFRISAIDHALNISDTTADVTSTPSDMKPPAPIDVNVVENNQKLIAQWNIEKTIPDFYAYKLYMDTVPNPVKLVDSLLTQYYVNSNDLSIDIEGLENNKTYYLRLKTFDTGGKESDFSNEVMAEPDNYRSLDSLALVEFYNAMDGSNWTGADSWLTSSEISSWEGVTVTNDRVSQLNLYNKSLSGNIPSVIGSLTELTYLRFGYDDITGEIPSEVGLLDKLQTLEVRNTEITKVPDEIGQLSNLVTLALHSNNITELPDVFANLDKLSNLYLYSNELTTVPQSIGSLEKITYLRLDNNNISSLPVELFNLETLTQLFINTNQLTSIPTEISNLTNLTYLNISYNNISTFPQELSSLSNLTQLYLDGMALTQIPSFVFDLSNLRTFSLSYNEFNSVPSELFNLTELTYINLSDNNFTGAIPDGFGDLTNLNSLYLYRNEFSGEIPSAIGNITNLVNLNLYGNQLSGQIPASLGNLSKLSNLSLYNNQLEGEIPDEINSLPNLRYLYIQNNQLSGTISSEISNLENLYYLNLSNNEFSGTLPASFGDFKNIRQVQVQNNNLDSLPDFTGTSMDSILNLFYISNNYLGFEDVVPNVGVPSGNYSYSPMKAYGEQIDTVSQAGNSLQLSVIHKHADNEYQWYKDSQILDGETNQTLSIDTLKVEDIGAYTYQITNLNAPSLTLVSANINVFIPDSVSPATPNNFAVYPRNSAVLLSWNNVPELDLSVYRIYGGVVGSPTSLIDSTTALKYMINGLSNGTEYQYYITAVDRWGNESLPSATMQVTPDGTAPSVPANIVAMPLENSVFLNWDKNPESDLLRYHIYSGQSAGNLSLTDSSVVDSAIVDGLINGREYFFAVSAVDRAINKSDTSAVVSAIPVNLVPPVVAGLAVIENDTKLTLKWTQSQIPDFNYYKIYMGTSANPTTAVDSIYQSYVGLKEYTGLVNGTEYFFRMTQVDDNLIESDFSIEVNGTPGEYFEQDSLAVVAVYDSLGGADWTDNSNWKTSASLDDWYGITVDDGRVTRVQLYNNNLIGTIPAEVGGLTAISNFELGNNAGITGTIPDTIGSMTNLEYLYLYNTGLSGTIPKEIGNLSALRYLYLYSNSLTGAIPAELKSLSNLNRLYLYQNELSGSIPAELGELENLQYLNLQSNQLTGNIPEEFGQLSNLYNMNVQSNELSGEIPESIGNLTNLQYIYFSSNQLSGTIPAKLGQMANLYGLYIADNEFTGQLPPEIGGLPNLSQFYAYGNNFTGYVPVEYRDMQNIDRFYIYNNEIDSLPDFSGSSFDQSVRYFSVYGNKLEFNDIIPNIAVAENSFSYSPQDSLGSYITDFVNEGGEYTMTVSTPGDSNNYQWYKDNSAVTGATESSYTISNFTEDNNGVYNVRVSNSMAPSLTLISRTTTLQLVAKPKISTSLLQNPASTKYTDIVVVSDMELLTTSKVDVLGPGGTTTLSLSQISGSTVYKTSHIFNSEGQHTLTITANGASGLDSVQVRVLNFVLAKVGEDNLIATVDQKAKISFSVPDLDKNRFVRAETVKMNKKGHFIFGPEISIDEKSELSIQFEAEQFEDISKLFVYQKSGQEWIRLKSAVYKTAKLIKAKVPVLGEFKIETDMEFTGSNIMPEKYALHQNYPNPFNPVTTIPFSLKDDTKVALYIYNILGQRVRTLVNKKYEAGTYQLKWDGRNDYGVKVSTGLYFYNIVTPKFVKSKKMILLK, from the coding sequence ATGCTTAGAAAAATTATTCTTTTCTCAATACTATTTATTCAACTTGTTTTAGGCCAAACCCGCGAGGCTGACTCCTTAGCACTTGTAACAATTTATAATCAAATGGATGGGGCAAACTGGGTTAATGCAGACTCCTGGCTTACTTCTGCGGATATATCGACTTGGGAAGGAGTAACAGTTTCTGATGATCGCGTTGTAAACTTAAGTTTATATAACAAAAATTTGTCTGGTGAAATCCCGGCGGCTGTTGGTGATCTTACGGGGCTAACTAGTTTGCAATTCGGAAATGATCCCATAACCGGCGCCATTCCTGCGGAAATTAGTAACTTAACTAATTTGCTGTATATGTATATTTATTATGCAGAAATTACTTCCATCCCTAATGAAATTGGACGGATGAGTAGTCTAAGAACTGTATATTTGAATAATAATGATTTGGAATCAATACCAGATTCTATAGGAAGTTTAACAGAGTTAAATAATCTTCAGTTACAGTACAATAATATTACCAGTTTGCCATCAACAATCAGCAATTTAACTGGCTTAACAACTTTAAATGTTGAAGGTAATAAACTGTCAGTTATTCCGGCTGAGATATATAACCTTACAAATTTATTATCATTGTCCATTGGGTCCAGTTCATTGACCAGTGTTTCATCCGATCTTGGAAATTTAATAAATCTAACTTTTCTTAGCTTGTCAAATAGCCAAAATCTTAGTGGGTTACCACCAGAAGTCTCTAGTTTAACTAATTTGACTTCTTTATATATAAATGGGATGAACCTTACTTCCATCCCAACCGGGGTATATTCTTTAACGAACCTTCAAACTCTCAATATTAGTAGTAATTCTATTAGCGAAATTGGTTCATCAATTTCAGATTTGACAAAATTGAACTCCCTATTTGCAAATCATAATGACCTTACAGAAATTCCGGAATCTATTTTTACACTAACAACCCTTTCCAATTTATACCTCTACAATAATTTTATTACAAGCATTCCTTCTGAGATTGGGGATTTGATTAATCTTCGCTATTTATATTTACAGACAAATCAAATAACCGGGAATATTCCTTCAGAAATAGGAGATCTTACAGAGTTATACTATTTAAATTTAAGTAACAACCAGTTTGAAGGGGAGATACCTCAAAGAATTACTCGGCTTAAAAATGTGCGCAGGCTTAATCTTGAAAATAATATGTTAACAGGAACATTGCCCGATAGTATGTCAAACCTGGAAGAACTTGATTATTTCTATGCATATAATAACCAGTTGAGTGGAACTATTCCAGAAGATTTAGGGAACCATAACAGCTTAATTTACCTCATAATTTATAATAATGAATTTGATTCACTACCAGATTATTCCGGAACTAACCTGACCAATACCATAAGTCAGATAAATGTTTATAATAACAAATTGGGATTTGAAGATATTATTCCAAACTTAGATGTGCCTTCAAGTAGTATTTATTATAATCCTATGAAACCTTATGGTACAGCTGTAGATTCGATTGTTTCACTTGGACAGGAAATTACGTTATCCGTTCAGCATAAACATAATGACAATATGTACCAATGGTACAAGAATGGTGTTATGCTGGATGGCGAAACAGGTCATAATCTGCATTTTTCATCGATTGATGCCGAAGATGCGGGCTCATATACATACACTGTTACAAACACAGCTGTTGCTGATTTGACACTAACAAGTGAAGAACAGAATATACTAATCCCGGATGTCGAAGCGCCATCTACACCCGGCAATTTTTATGCATATCCACGCAATACAATGGCTTACTTAGAATGGAGTGCAAACAATGAGGTTGATTTTTCCGTTTACAGAATTTATGGCGGGCTTTCATCACAAACTTCAACTTTGATCGACTCAACAACTGATAATTATTACACAGTTGAAAATTTGACCAACAATTTAGAATATAAATATTATATAACTGCCAGTGATTTGTGGGGTAATGAAAGTGCGTCAACCGCTGAAAAAAACGTAACACCGGATGGCACTCCTCCGGCTGTTCCCACAGGCTTGATGGCCTTTGCTGGTGAAGCCTCGGTAGATTTGCAATGGGATGAAAATAGTGAGGATGATATTGATTATTATTCGATATATTTTGGAACCTCACCAAACCCAACACAACGTTATACAAATACATCATCAAATTCTATAACTGTATCAAACTTAACTAATGATGTGATGTATTATTTTAGAATATCTGCCATAGATCATGCTTTAAATATTAGTGATACGACAGCAGATGTTACATCAACACCAAGCGACATGAAACCTCCCGCTCCAATCGATGTGAATGTGGTTGAAAATAATCAAAAATTAATCGCGCAATGGAATATTGAGAAAACGATCCCTGATTTTTATGCATACAAATTATATATGGACACTGTTCCTAATCCAGTTAAGTTGGTTGACTCGCTTTTAACACAATACTATGTGAATTCAAATGATTTGTCTATAGATATTGAGGGCCTTGAGAATAATAAAACATATTACTTGCGCTTAAAAACCTTCGATACGGGCGGCAAAGAAAGTGACTTTTCAAATGAAGTTATGGCTGAACCGGATAATTACAGATCTCTGGATTCTTTGGCATTGGTAGAGTTTTACAACGCAATGGATGGTTCAAATTGGACTGGTGCTGATTCATGGCTAACATCATCGGAAATATCTTCATGGGAAGGTGTTACAGTAACAAACGACCGTGTGTCACAATTAAACCTATATAATAAAAGCTTATCCGGTAATATACCGTCTGTAATTGGTAGCTTAACAGAATTGACCTATCTTAGATTTGGATATGATGATATTACAGGAGAAATACCAAGTGAAGTAGGGCTGCTTGATAAGTTACAAACCCTGGAGGTAAGAAATACGGAAATTACAAAAGTGCCGGATGAGATAGGGCAGTTAAGCAATTTAGTCACTTTGGCATTACATTCTAACAATATAACCGAACTACCTGATGTATTTGCAAACCTGGACAAGCTTTCCAATCTATATCTTTATTCTAATGAACTTACGACAGTTCCCCAATCGATTGGCAGTTTGGAAAAAATTACTTATCTGCGCTTAGATAATAACAACATTTCAAGCCTTCCAGTTGAGTTGTTTAATTTAGAAACCTTAACACAGCTTTTTATAAATACAAATCAGTTAACCTCAATCCCAACAGAAATTAGTAATCTTACTAACCTGACATATTTAAATATCTCATATAATAATATAAGCACCTTCCCTCAGGAATTGAGTAGTTTATCCAACCTCACTCAGCTTTATTTGGATGGTATGGCGCTTACTCAAATTCCATCATTTGTTTTTGATCTTTCTAATTTGCGAACGTTTTCTCTTTCTTATAATGAATTCAACAGCGTACCATCAGAACTGTTTAATCTAACAGAATTGACGTACATAAATCTGTCGGATAACAATTTTACAGGAGCTATTCCGGATGGTTTTGGTGACCTTACGAACCTAAACTCTCTATATCTGTACAGGAATGAATTTAGCGGAGAAATCCCGTCAGCAATTGGAAACATAACAAACCTCGTTAACTTAAATTTATATGGAAACCAATTAAGCGGACAAATTCCTGCGAGTCTTGGAAACTTATCCAAGCTTAGTAATTTGAGCTTGTATAATAACCAATTAGAAGGTGAGATCCCCGATGAAATAAATTCATTGCCAAATTTACGATATCTTTATATTCAAAATAATCAGCTAAGCGGAACAATTTCTTCTGAAATATCTAATTTAGAAAATTTGTATTATCTAAATTTAAGTAACAACGAATTCAGCGGAACATTGCCAGCCTCCTTTGGAGATTTTAAAAACATTCGTCAAGTACAGGTTCAAAATAATAATTTAGATTCATTACCCGATTTTACTGGGACAAGTATGGATAGCATCCTGAACCTGTTTTATATTTCTAATAACTACTTAGGATTTGAAGATGTTGTACCTAATGTTGGTGTTCCATCAGGGAATTATTCTTACAGCCCAATGAAGGCGTATGGAGAACAAATAGACACTGTTTCCCAGGCCGGCAACTCATTACAACTATCTGTAATTCACAAGCATGCAGATAATGAATACCAATGGTACAAAGATTCACAGATATTAGATGGAGAAACTAATCAAACACTCTCTATTGATACTTTGAAAGTAGAAGACATTGGTGCATACACATATCAAATTACAAATCTGAATGCACCATCACTAACCTTGGTAAGTGCAAATATAAATGTGTTTATTCCGGATTCTGTTTCCCCGGCAACACCAAATAATTTTGCAGTATATCCAAGAAATTCAGCCGTATTGTTATCCTGGAACAATGTACCAGAGCTTGATCTTTCAGTATACCGGATTTATGGTGGAGTTGTTGGCTCACCTACCAGCCTGATTGATTCTACAACTGCATTAAAATATATGATTAATGGATTATCAAATGGAACAGAATATCAATACTATATAACTGCGGTCGATCGCTGGGGTAATGAAAGTTTGCCAAGCGCAACAATGCAAGTTACTCCGGATGGTACTGCACCTTCAGTACCTGCAAACATAGTAGCAATGCCATTAGAAAACTCTGTTTTTCTAAATTGGGATAAAAACCCGGAGAGTGACTTATTACGCTATCATATTTATAGTGGTCAAAGTGCAGGCAATTTATCGTTAACAGATTCATCTGTTGTCGATTCTGCAATTGTAGATGGATTAATAAATGGTAGGGAATACTTTTTTGCAGTTTCTGCTGTTGACCGTGCCATAAACAAAAGCGATACTTCAGCAGTTGTTTCAGCAATACCGGTAAACCTTGTACCGCCTGTTGTTGCCGGTTTAGCCGTTATTGAAAATGATACCAAATTGACTTTGAAATGGACGCAGAGCCAAATCCCCGATTTTAATTATTATAAAATTTATATGGGAACGTCGGCAAATCCGACAACAGCAGTTGATTCTATTTATCAGAGTTATGTTGGATTAAAAGAGTATACAGGTTTGGTAAATGGAACGGAGTATTTTTTCCGTATGACTCAAGTAGATGACAACTTGATTGAAAGTGATTTTTCAATTGAAGTAAATGGCACACCCGGTGAATATTTTGAGCAGGACTCACTTGCTGTAGTTGCTGTGTATGACAGCTTGGGAGGAGCGGATTGGACAGATAATTCAAACTGGAAAACTAGTGCTTCTCTAGATGATTGGTATGGTATCACTGTTGATGATGGTAGGGTAACACGCGTTCAGTTATACAACAATAACTTAATTGGCACTATACCGGCAGAAGTAGGCGGACTAACAGCTATTAGCAATTTTGAGTTAGGTAATAATGCAGGAATTACAGGAACAATTCCAGACACAATAGGGTCCATGACAAATCTGGAATATTTATATTTGTACAATACCGGGCTATCCGGAACAATTCCCAAGGAAATTGGAAACCTTTCAGCTTTGAGATATTTATATCTTTATTCAAATTCTTTGACCGGGGCAATACCGGCAGAATTGAAATCCCTTTCAAATTTGAACAGGCTATATCTATATCAAAACGAACTAAGTGGATCAATTCCTGCTGAATTAGGGGAATTGGAAAACTTGCAGTATCTCAATTTACAATCAAACCAATTAACTGGGAATATCCCGGAAGAGTTTGGTCAGCTATCAAACTTATATAACATGAACGTACAATCTAATGAGCTTAGCGGTGAAATCCCGGAAAGCATAGGAAACCTTACAAATCTTCAATATATATATTTTAGTTCTAATCAACTTAGCGGTACAATACCAGCCAAATTAGGACAAATGGCTAACCTTTATGGATTATATATTGCAGATAATGAATTTACTGGGCAACTACCACCGGAGATTGGTGGATTACCTAATTTGTCTCAGTTTTATGCCTACGGAAACAACTTTACCGGTTACGTTCCTGTAGAATATAGAGATATGCAGAATATTGACCGCTTTTATATTTATAATAATGAAATTGATTCATTACCGGATTTTAGCGGATCAAGTTTTGATCAATCTGTCAGGTATTTTTCTGTTTACGGAAATAAGTTAGAGTTTAATGATATTATTCCAAATATTGCCGTTGCAGAAAATTCATTTAGCTATTCACCACAAGATAGTTTAGGGTCATATATAACTGATTTTGTAAATGAAGGCGGTGAATATACAATGACAGTCTCAACGCCTGGTGATAGTAATAATTATCAGTGGTATAAAGACAATTCTGCAGTAACCGGGGCAACTGAAAGCTCTTACACGATTTCTAACTTTACAGAAGATAACAATGGTGTCTATAATGTACGTGTCTCAAATAGCATGGCTCCAAGTTTAACACTTATCAGTAGGACAACTACTTTACAATTAGTTGCAAAACCGAAGATATCCACATCACTTCTTCAAAATCCTGCTTCAACAAAATATACAGATATAGTTGTTGTTTCTGATATGGAGCTTCTGACTACATCAAAAGTTGATGTTCTGGGACCAGGCGGAACCACTACTTTATCGTTGTCGCAAATATCCGGATCAACTGTTTATAAAACATCACATATATTCAACAGCGAAGGGCAGCATACTTTAACAATCACTGCCAACGGCGCATCTGGTCTCGATTCAGTCCAGGTGAGGGTACTAAACTTTGTATTGGCCAAAGTTGGGGAAGACAATTTAATTGCAACTGTAGACCAGAAAGCAAAAATATCCTTTAGTGTACCGGATTTAGATAAAAACCGTTTTGTAAGGGCAGAAACTGTAAAAATGAACAAGAAAGGTCATTTTATTTTTGGTCCGGAAATTAGTATTGATGAAAAAAGCGAATTATCAATTCAATTTGAAGCAGAGCAGTTTGAAGATATAAGTAAACTTTTTGTTTATCAGAAATCCGGCCAGGAATGGATACGGCTAAAATCTGCTGTTTATAAAACAGCAAAATTAATCAAAGCAAAAGTACCTGTTTTAGGTGAGTTCAAAATCGAAACAGACATGGAGTTTACCGGCAGTAATATTATGCCTGAAAAATATGCACTGCATCAAAACTATCCGAACCCGTTTAACCCTGTTACAACGATTCCTTTTTCATTAAAAGATGACACAAAGGTTGCTTTATATATTTACAACATCTTAGGTCAGCGTGTTAGAACTTTGGTAAATAAAAAGTATGAAGCTGGAACGTATCAACTGAAATGGGATGGTAGAAATGATTATGGTGTTAAAGTATCTACCGGTCTTTATTTTTATAATATTGTTACACCTAAGTTTGTGAAAAGCAAAAAGATGATATTGTTGAAATAG
- a CDS encoding acyl-CoA dehydrogenase, protein MSEIQAVSPLTHLSEEEKFFYETVKDFAEEVIKPHVAQMDKDAAMRPEIPKQLFEMGLMGIHVPEEYGGSDANFFMSVLAIEALATVDGSTSVMVDVQNTLVTNAFINWGNETIKKKYLPQLASEKIGAYALSEAGSGSDAFALACQAKDCGDHWELNGHKMFITNGNEAEIFIVFANADPSKGYKGITAFVVEKGFDGFSIGKKEEKLGIRASSTVELIFENCKVPKDNVLGEVGKGYKTAIETLNEGRIGIGAQMVGIAQGAFDAGVKYTKEREQFGKSISSFQGVQFQLANAATKIEAARLLVYNAARMKDAGIPFLKQAAMAKLYSSQAAQEVCSLMIDLLGGYGFSKEYPVEKFYRDAKIGTIYEGTSNMQLQTIAKFILKD, encoded by the coding sequence ATGAGTGAAATACAAGCTGTTTCTCCGCTAACACATTTAAGCGAAGAAGAGAAGTTTTTTTATGAAACTGTAAAAGATTTTGCTGAAGAAGTTATAAAACCACACGTGGCACAGATGGACAAAGATGCAGCGATGAGACCTGAAATTCCCAAACAACTTTTCGAAATGGGGTTGATGGGTATCCATGTACCTGAAGAATATGGTGGATCGGATGCTAATTTTTTTATGTCTGTTTTGGCGATTGAAGCGTTGGCAACTGTAGATGGTTCCACTTCTGTGATGGTGGATGTGCAGAATACGCTGGTTACAAATGCTTTTATAAATTGGGGCAACGAGACAATTAAAAAGAAATATTTACCGCAACTTGCTTCAGAAAAAATTGGCGCTTATGCACTTTCGGAAGCCGGTTCGGGAAGTGATGCATTTGCATTGGCATGCCAGGCAAAGGACTGTGGGGACCATTGGGAATTAAACGGTCATAAAATGTTTATAACCAATGGAAATGAAGCTGAGATTTTTATTGTATTCGCAAATGCTGACCCAAGCAAGGGTTACAAGGGAATTACTGCATTTGTTGTTGAAAAAGGATTTGATGGATTTTCCATTGGTAAAAAAGAAGAAAAACTTGGGATCCGTGCTTCATCTACCGTTGAATTAATTTTTGAAAACTGTAAAGTGCCAAAAGATAATGTTCTTGGGGAAGTAGGTAAGGGCTACAAAACAGCCATTGAAACACTTAATGAAGGCAGGATTGGTATTGGCGCACAAATGGTTGGGATTGCCCAGGGCGCTTTTGATGCCGGTGTAAAATATACAAAAGAGCGTGAACAATTTGGAAAAAGTATTTCCAGTTTTCAGGGGGTACAATTTCAATTAGCAAATGCAGCTACAAAAATTGAAGCGGCCCGATTACTTGTTTATAACGCTGCTCGAATGAAAGATGCAGGAATACCATTCTTAAAACAAGCAGCAATGGCAAAACTATATTCATCGCAAGCCGCGCAGGAAGTATGTTCTTTAATGATTGATTTACTGGGTGGATACGGCTTTAGCAAAGAATACCCGGTTGAAAAATTTTACCGCGATGCCAAGATCGGTACAATATACGAAGGCACGTCAAATATGCAGTTACAGACTATTGCCAAGTTTATTTTGAAAGATTAA